One Angustibacter luteus genomic window carries:
- a CDS encoding hydantoinase B/oxoprolinase family protein, whose translation MSGMRQHPFGYRLTEVPASDVDPVLVEIVEGYLASVEMEVETAIARTSRSPMIRDAHDFRAGIHDRHLRKLTGRSYSALVHPIARDFPPETMRPGDVFFHNDVYESEGGIGHLPDLCVTVPVFAADAAGEPSVVAFVQAFGHHDDIGGAVPGSMPSNATSVFAEGLMVPPIRLWDAGVPNAAALRIMTRNSRMPESLAADLDAECSACLMGARRLGELFDRYGVDTVEATFDAILDNTTATYRREILSKIPVGQYVWEDYAEHDGVEEPRLHTQRITLTRTAADDPDGERLVIDFTGTGPQARGPINHCGDYAEGTFLKKWLAPILRNLADSPQRMAELDVNEGVVPLIEMRFPEPGTLLTPIFPAPTNARTFVILRLLGVLAGVVAKAVDGQMPADQETIRYTGVYGDDLEGNPYLMREVLGGGSGGRPHGDGEDTIHVVPDSRNLPTEFTESRFPFRVESLGLAVDSGGAGLHRGGLGYDKQIRMLRDGHFMSIADRSILACWGVRGGQAGQPFSVTVDVGGPNEREVDALADAEPVQAGELIRIRTTGGGGWGDPLERAAADVVRDVRWGKVSIAGAARDYGVVLTGSADDPELDAAGTQAMRQQRRQARPAEAPFFDRGPGYARLSGGATSAEVDWVEPAEPSDG comes from the coding sequence ATGAGCGGCATGCGGCAGCACCCGTTCGGCTACCGGCTCACCGAGGTCCCGGCGTCCGACGTCGACCCCGTTCTGGTCGAGATCGTCGAGGGCTACCTGGCCAGCGTCGAGATGGAGGTCGAGACCGCCATCGCGCGGACCTCTCGCTCACCCATGATCAGGGACGCGCACGACTTCCGGGCCGGCATCCACGACCGGCACCTGCGCAAGCTCACCGGACGCTCGTACTCGGCCCTCGTGCACCCGATCGCCCGGGACTTTCCGCCGGAGACGATGCGGCCCGGCGACGTGTTCTTCCACAACGACGTCTACGAGTCCGAGGGCGGGATCGGGCACCTGCCGGACCTGTGCGTGACCGTGCCGGTGTTCGCCGCCGACGCCGCCGGCGAGCCGTCCGTCGTGGCCTTCGTGCAGGCCTTCGGGCACCACGACGACATCGGCGGTGCGGTGCCGGGTTCCATGCCGTCCAACGCCACCAGCGTGTTCGCCGAGGGTCTGATGGTGCCGCCGATCCGGTTGTGGGACGCGGGGGTGCCGAACGCGGCGGCGCTGCGGATCATGACCCGGAACTCGCGGATGCCCGAGTCGCTGGCCGCGGACCTGGACGCCGAGTGCAGCGCCTGCCTGATGGGGGCCCGGCGGCTGGGCGAGCTGTTCGACCGGTACGGCGTGGACACGGTCGAGGCGACGTTCGACGCGATCCTGGACAACACCACGGCGACGTACCGGCGCGAGATCCTGTCCAAGATCCCGGTGGGGCAGTACGTGTGGGAGGACTACGCCGAGCACGACGGCGTGGAGGAGCCCAGGCTGCACACCCAGCGCATCACGCTGACCCGCACGGCCGCCGACGACCCGGACGGCGAGCGGCTGGTCATCGACTTCACCGGGACCGGACCGCAGGCCCGCGGACCCATCAACCACTGCGGCGACTACGCCGAGGGCACCTTCCTGAAGAAGTGGCTCGCGCCGATCCTGCGCAACCTGGCCGACTCCCCGCAGCGGATGGCCGAGCTCGACGTCAACGAGGGGGTCGTCCCGCTGATCGAGATGCGCTTCCCGGAACCTGGGACGCTGCTGACGCCGATCTTCCCGGCGCCCACCAACGCGCGCACCTTCGTCATCCTGCGGCTGCTCGGTGTCCTGGCCGGGGTCGTCGCCAAGGCGGTGGACGGCCAGATGCCCGCCGACCAGGAGACGATCCGCTACACCGGCGTCTACGGCGATGACCTCGAGGGCAATCCCTACCTGATGCGCGAGGTGCTGGGTGGCGGGTCCGGTGGGCGGCCGCACGGCGACGGGGAGGACACCATCCACGTCGTCCCGGACAGCCGCAACCTGCCGACCGAGTTCACCGAGAGCCGGTTCCCGTTCCGGGTCGAGTCGCTGGGGCTGGCCGTCGACTCCGGCGGGGCCGGCCTGCACCGGGGCGGGCTCGGTTACGACAAGCAGATCCGGATGCTGCGCGACGGGCACTTCATGTCCATCGCGGACCGCTCGATCCTGGCCTGCTGGGGAGTGCGCGGCGGCCAGGCCGGTCAGCCCTTCTCCGTGACGGTGGACGTCGGGGGCCCCAACGAGCGCGAGGTGGACGCCCTGGCCGATGCCGAGCCGGTGCAGGCGGGGGAGCTGATCCGGATCCGGACGACGGGCGGTGGCGGTTGGGGTGACCCGCTGGAGCGGGCCGCGGCGGACGTCGTCCGCGACGTGCGCTGGGGCAAGGTGTCCATCGCGGGCGCCGCCCGTGACTACGGCGTGGTGCTCACCGGATCCGCGGACGACCCCGAGCTCGACGCGGCAGGCACTCAAGCGATGCGGCAGCAGCGCCGGCAGGCGCGACCGGCCGAGGCGCCGTTCTTCGACCGCGGGCCCGGCTACGCACGGCTCAGCGGCGGCGCGACGAGCGCCGAGGTGGACTGGGTGGAGCCGGCTGAGCCCTCTGACGGCTAG
- a CDS encoding alpha/beta hydrolase produces MATESLIPQSTLDQVEAANAAGRRPVVFIHGLWLLPSSWDRWAAVFEEAGYAAVSPGWPDDPETVEEANAHPEVFANKTVGQVADHYAAVIALLEQKPAVVGHSFGGLLAQMVAGRGLSAATVSISPAPFRGVLPLPISALRASSPVLTNPANKHRAVPLTYEQFRYAFANAVSEDEAKELYDAFAVPAPGAPLFQAASANLNPWTQAKVKSKNPDRGPLLIIGGEQDHTVPHAISNAAFKKQKRNEGVTEFVEIANRGHALTIDSGWREVADTALGFVKQYA; encoded by the coding sequence ATGGCCACGGAGTCCTTGATCCCGCAGTCCACCCTCGACCAGGTCGAGGCCGCCAACGCCGCCGGCCGCCGTCCCGTCGTCTTCATCCACGGGCTCTGGCTGCTGCCCAGCAGCTGGGACCGCTGGGCCGCCGTGTTCGAGGAGGCCGGCTACGCCGCCGTCAGCCCCGGCTGGCCGGACGACCCGGAGACCGTCGAGGAGGCCAACGCGCACCCCGAGGTGTTCGCGAACAAGACCGTCGGGCAGGTCGCCGACCACTACGCGGCCGTGATCGCGCTGCTGGAGCAGAAGCCCGCCGTCGTGGGGCACTCGTTCGGCGGCCTGCTGGCCCAGATGGTCGCCGGGCGCGGCCTGTCCGCGGCCACCGTGTCCATCTCGCCGGCCCCGTTCCGTGGCGTGCTGCCGCTGCCCATCTCGGCGCTGCGTGCCTCCAGCCCCGTGCTGACCAACCCCGCCAACAAGCACCGTGCCGTCCCGCTCACCTACGAGCAGTTCCGGTACGCCTTCGCGAACGCGGTCAGCGAGGACGAGGCGAAGGAGCTGTACGACGCGTTCGCCGTCCCCGCCCCCGGCGCACCCCTGTTCCAGGCCGCCAGCGCGAACCTCAACCCCTGGACCCAGGCCAAGGTCAAGAGCAAGAACCCCGACCGCGGCCCCCTGCTGATCATCGGCGGCGAGCAGGACCACACCGTCCCGCACGCGATCTCGAACGCCGCCTTCAAGAAGCAGAAGCGCAACGAGGGCGTCACCGAGTTCGTCGAGATCGCGAACCGCGGCCACGCGCTGACCATCGACAGCGGTTGGCGCGAGGTGGCCGACACCGCCCTGGGGTTCGTGAAGCAGTACGCCTAG
- a CDS encoding hydantoinase/oxoprolinase family protein, which produces MTPSAASRRVRIGIDTGGTFTDVVAVDEDSGEIVTTKTPSTPVDPAEGFLAGIDKVLAVMGLDGTAVSAVSHGTTVATNKLLEGKVENLGFITTEGYRHVLEIARQSVPDGYGNSYFWVKPPRIVPADRVRTVGGRLAVDGSEVRPFDEADAVAAARFFRDLGISTIGVCFLHSYADPRHELAMRDVLAREHPDATVSISSEVLREYREYERSVTTLVDAAVKPNIRRYVENIGRRLADYAHGASVPFYVMKSNGGVLSAAEVVHQPITTVLSGPAAGALGAAVVARAAGVDRVLTCDGGGTSTDVTVVVGGRPALTTEGTVGAYPSKIPMIDVVTVGAGGGSIAWVTPEGTLKVGPQSAGADPGPVCYGRGGTEPTITDAHLVLGRIPAHLLGGEVPLDADAAQAAVAGLAGRLGLEPAACANGILEISAWNQANALRQISVKRGLDVRDFTLVTFGGSGSLLACRLVDVLGLDGVLVPPDPGNLSAYGLLTVDVRNDYVRTAVARQTRLDHQRMDGIVTELTAQADEALAREGFAPADRRFERTADVRYYGQAFEVRVTVPDGPVDDALTARVAEQFHDEHRALYGYDLRTDVRQEVEWVNLRVTGVGPIRTPELPEAAPGTGAQVARTGTRRADFGDGWCEAVLYDRARLGAGDVVSGPAVIEEFGSTVPLHPGFRAEVDAHRNLRITRTGGSPS; this is translated from the coding sequence GTGACCCCCTCGGCGGCCAGCAGGCGGGTGCGGATCGGCATCGACACCGGCGGCACGTTCACGGACGTGGTCGCGGTGGACGAGGACTCGGGCGAGATCGTGACGACCAAGACGCCGTCCACGCCGGTCGACCCGGCCGAGGGCTTCCTGGCCGGCATCGACAAGGTGCTCGCCGTGATGGGGCTGGACGGCACGGCAGTGAGCGCGGTCAGCCACGGCACCACCGTGGCGACCAACAAGCTGCTCGAGGGCAAGGTGGAGAACCTCGGGTTCATCACCACCGAGGGTTACCGGCACGTGCTGGAGATCGCCCGGCAGTCGGTGCCGGACGGCTACGGCAACTCCTACTTCTGGGTCAAGCCCCCGCGGATCGTGCCGGCCGACCGGGTGCGCACCGTGGGTGGCCGGCTGGCCGTGGACGGCAGCGAGGTCCGCCCCTTCGACGAGGCCGACGCCGTGGCCGCGGCCCGGTTCTTCCGCGACCTCGGGATCTCGACCATCGGGGTCTGCTTCCTGCACTCCTACGCTGACCCGCGGCACGAGCTCGCGATGCGCGACGTGCTCGCCCGCGAGCACCCGGACGCGACGGTGAGCATCTCCAGCGAGGTGCTGCGCGAGTACCGCGAGTACGAGCGCAGCGTGACGACCCTGGTGGACGCCGCGGTGAAACCCAACATCCGCCGCTACGTCGAGAACATCGGACGCCGGCTCGCCGACTACGCCCACGGCGCGAGCGTGCCGTTCTACGTGATGAAGTCCAACGGCGGCGTGCTGTCCGCCGCGGAGGTCGTGCACCAGCCGATCACCACGGTGCTGTCCGGTCCGGCGGCCGGCGCGCTCGGCGCCGCGGTGGTCGCCCGCGCGGCCGGAGTGGACCGGGTGCTGACGTGCGACGGGGGTGGCACGTCGACCGACGTCACGGTCGTGGTGGGCGGCCGGCCCGCGCTCACCACCGAGGGCACGGTCGGGGCCTATCCGAGCAAGATCCCGATGATCGACGTCGTGACCGTGGGTGCCGGCGGAGGGTCCATCGCCTGGGTGACCCCGGAGGGCACCCTCAAGGTCGGCCCTCAGTCGGCCGGCGCCGACCCCGGCCCGGTCTGCTACGGCCGCGGCGGCACGGAGCCCACGATCACCGACGCCCACCTGGTCCTCGGCCGCATCCCGGCCCACCTGCTCGGCGGGGAGGTCCCGCTGGACGCCGACGCCGCCCAGGCAGCGGTGGCCGGGCTGGCTGGTCGACTCGGCCTCGAGCCCGCCGCCTGCGCCAACGGCATCCTGGAGATCTCGGCCTGGAACCAGGCGAACGCCCTGCGGCAGATCTCGGTCAAGCGCGGGCTCGACGTCCGGGACTTCACCCTGGTCACGTTCGGCGGGTCCGGGTCGCTGCTGGCCTGCCGGCTGGTGGACGTGCTCGGTCTGGACGGCGTCCTGGTGCCGCCGGACCCGGGCAACCTGTCGGCGTACGGGCTGCTCACCGTCGACGTCCGCAACGACTACGTGCGGACGGCGGTGGCCCGGCAGACCCGGCTGGACCACCAGCGGATGGACGGCATCGTCACCGAGCTCACCGCGCAGGCCGACGAGGCGCTTGCCCGCGAGGGCTTCGCTCCGGCCGACCGCAGGTTCGAGCGCACCGCTGATGTCCGGTACTACGGCCAGGCCTTCGAGGTCCGAGTCACCGTGCCGGACGGACCGGTCGACGACGCGCTGACCGCGCGGGTCGCCGAGCAGTTCCACGACGAGCACCGCGCGCTCTACGGCTACGACCTGCGCACCGACGTGCGGCAGGAGGTCGAGTGGGTGAACCTGCGGGTCACGGGCGTCGGCCCCATCCGCACCCCGGAGCTGCCCGAGGCGGCACCCGGCACGGGTGCGCAGGTGGCCCGCACGGGCACCCGGCGCGCCGACTTCGGCGACGGCTGGTGCGAGGCCGTGCTCTACGACCGGGCGCGGCTCGGCGCCGGCGACGTGGTGTCCGGCCCCGCCGTGATCGAGGAGTTCGGCTCGACGGTCCCGCTACACCCCGGCTTCCGCGCTGAGGTCGACGCCCACCGGAACCTGCGGATCACCCGGACCGGGGGGAGCCCGTCATGA
- a CDS encoding carbon monoxide dehydrogenase subunit G, protein MKVNGSAVLHAERQRVYDALNDPAVLGGAIPGCQSLVALGEDRYRMSVTAGVASIKGTYDGEVQLSDQRAPGSFTMRAKGSGAPGTVDATCRVTLTEGDDGTTTLEYDADAVVGGVVGGVGQRMLTGVAKKMAGQFFGNVDDVLTGRRPAVTTEAASEASRPLAGTTRPAPAGPAQSRTSPLAAALVGAAIALAGVALGWAIARGR, encoded by the coding sequence ATGAAGGTCAACGGATCCGCCGTCCTGCACGCCGAGCGGCAGCGGGTCTACGACGCGCTCAACGACCCGGCGGTACTCGGCGGGGCGATCCCGGGCTGCCAGTCGCTGGTCGCCCTGGGGGAGGACCGCTACCGGATGAGCGTGACCGCAGGGGTGGCGTCCATCAAGGGCACCTACGACGGTGAGGTGCAGCTCAGCGACCAGCGGGCCCCGGGGTCGTTCACCATGCGTGCCAAGGGATCCGGCGCTCCCGGCACCGTGGACGCGACCTGCCGGGTGACCCTCACCGAGGGGGACGACGGCACGACCACGCTCGAGTACGACGCGGACGCGGTGGTCGGCGGCGTGGTCGGGGGAGTGGGTCAGCGGATGCTGACCGGCGTCGCGAAGAAGATGGCCGGTCAGTTCTTCGGCAACGTGGACGACGTGCTGACCGGCCGAAGGCCGGCGGTGACCACGGAAGCGGCGAGCGAAGCGAGCCGGCCCCTCGCCGGCACGACGCGGCCTGCCCCGGCAGGCCCCGCCCAGTCCCGCACCTCACCCCTGGCCGCCGCGCTCGTCGGCGCGGCGATCGCGCTGGCCGGCGTCGCCCTCGGCTGGGCGATCGCCCGGGGGCGTTGA
- a CDS encoding carbon-nitrogen hydrolase family protein, protein MRAFTAAAVQLAPDPSSLTPDSIAGNCARAADWVRRCAQQTGAELVVLPETASTGFTPGIGPDALWDLVSAVPGPVTEPLQEAAQATGSHVVWGTYERGPERGTVYNASVLIGPDGGVLGVYRKTQPFCTEDVARGGWVTPGDSVTVTDTELGRIGMAICFDGDFPELWRIQAVQGAEVIVRPSALLRSADIAELTSRARAYDNHVYVVAANATGTDPAGVHYFGNSHIVDPTSHTVARAASHECWVTARLDPATAMASLTPGSSVPQSFDHLAERNLDVIRRYADDLQAPARSSFPHGAPHAATEDPADRP, encoded by the coding sequence GTGCGCGCGTTCACGGCGGCCGCCGTGCAGCTCGCGCCCGACCCGTCGTCGCTGACCCCGGACAGCATCGCCGGCAACTGCGCCCGGGCCGCGGACTGGGTGCGGCGTTGCGCCCAGCAGACGGGGGCCGAGCTGGTGGTGCTGCCCGAGACGGCGTCGACCGGCTTCACCCCGGGCATCGGCCCGGACGCGTTGTGGGACCTGGTCTCCGCCGTCCCGGGGCCGGTGACGGAACCGCTCCAGGAGGCGGCCCAGGCCACGGGCTCGCACGTCGTGTGGGGCACCTACGAGCGCGGACCCGAGCGCGGCACCGTCTACAACGCGTCGGTGCTCATCGGTCCGGACGGCGGCGTGCTCGGCGTCTACCGCAAGACGCAGCCCTTCTGCACCGAGGACGTGGCCCGCGGGGGGTGGGTCACCCCGGGCGACTCGGTGACCGTGACGGACACCGAGCTGGGCCGGATCGGCATGGCCATCTGCTTCGACGGCGACTTCCCCGAGCTGTGGCGGATCCAGGCCGTGCAGGGCGCGGAGGTGATCGTGCGGCCGTCGGCGCTGCTGCGCTCGGCCGACATCGCCGAGCTGACCAGCCGGGCTCGCGCCTACGACAACCACGTCTACGTGGTCGCGGCCAACGCGACCGGCACCGACCCGGCGGGCGTGCACTACTTCGGCAACAGCCACATCGTGGACCCGACCTCGCACACGGTGGCGCGTGCGGCCAGCCACGAGTGCTGGGTCACGGCGCGGCTCGACCCGGCCACGGCGATGGCGTCACTGACGCCGGGGAGCTCGGTGCCCCAGTCGTTCGACCACCTCGCCGAGCGCAACCTGGACGTGATCCGGCGGTACGCCGACGACCTGCAGGCCCCCGCGAGGTCGTCCTTCCCGCACGGCGCACCGCACGCGGCGACGGAGGACCCGGCGGACCGACCGTGA